The nucleotide window TGAAGATGACTTTGCTACACTGGTAACAGGTCAGTTGGGGCTTTTTTGACAGGTGACGAACGCGCCACCTTCCAGTACCATAGCGCCCTTCCTGACCCTCTGAATATTTCTGCCGGGCATTGAATGCCGGGCGGTCGTGCTATTGCCTGCAATAACCTCTAAGAGAATCGAGCCGAATATCTATGCCTTTTACACTTGGTCAACGCTGGATCAGCGATACGGAAAGCGAATTGGGATTGGGCACTATCGTCGCGGTTGATACGCGTATGGTGACCGTACTGTTTCCTGCCACCGGCGAAAACCGTCTTTATGCCAGAAATGATTCTCCTATCACCCGCGTGATGTTTAATCCGGGCGATACCATCACCAGCCATGAAGGCTGGCAGCTTGAAGTTGAAGAAGTCACCACGGAAAATGGCCTGATGACCTACATCGGCACGCGTCTGGATACCCAGGAAACCGGCGTGGTGATGCGTGAAGTGATGCTCGACAGCAAGCTGGTGTTCAGCAAACCCCAGGATCGCCTGTTCGCCGGTCAGCTCGACCGCATGGATCGCTTTGCCCTGCGCTTTCGCGCGCGTAAATATCAGAGCGAGCAGTATCGCCTGGCGGTCAGCGGCCTGCGCGGAATGCGTACCAGCCTGATCCCGCACCAGCTGCATATCGCCCATGACGTGGGCCGTCGCCATGCGCCACGCGTCTTGCTGGCGGATGAGGTGGGCCTGGGGAAAACCATTGAAGCGGGGATGATCATCCACCAGCAGTTGCTGGCAGGCCGTGCCGAGCGCGTGCTGATTGTGGTGCCGGAAACGCTGCAGCATCAGTGGCTGGTTGAGATGCTGCGCCGCTTTAACCTGCGCTTCGCGCTGTTTGACGATGAGCGTTATGCGCAGGCGCAGCTCGACAGCGACAACGCGTTTGAAACCGAACAGCTGGTTATCTGCTCGCTCGACTTCGTGCGCCGCAACAAGCAGCGCCTGGAGATGCTGGCCGAAGCCGCCTGGGATCTGCTGATCGTCGATGAAGCGCACCACCTGGCGTGGGAAGAGGGCAAGCCGAGCCGTGAATATCAGGTAATCGAACAGCTGGCTGAACAGATCCCCGGCGTGCTGCTGCTGACCGCAACGCCAGAGCAGCTGGGTATGGAGAGCCATTTTGCCCGTCTGCGCCTGCTGGATCCCAACCGCTTTCACGATTTCGCCGCCTTTGTTGAAGAGCAGCAGCATTTTCGTCCCATCGCCGATGCGGTAACCGGCCTGCTGGCGGATAAAGCGCTGAGCCAGGATGAGCTGAATATGCTCAACGATCTGGTGGGTGAACAGGATATCGAACCGCTGCTGCAAACCGCCAACAGCGATCGCGAAGAGAAACTGGAAGCCCGCCAGGAACTGATCAGCATGCTGATGGATCGTCACGGTACCAGCCGCGTGCTGTTCCGTAACACCCGCAACGGCGTGAAGGGCTTCCCGAAACGCGAACTGCATGAGATCCGCCTGCCGCTCCCTTCGCAATATCAGACCGCGATCAAAGTCTCCGGCATCATGAGCGCGCGGAAAACTGTCGACGAGCGCGCGCGCGACATGCTCTATCCGGAGCAGATTTATCAGGAATTTGAAGGCGACAGCGGCACCTGGTGGAACTTCGATCCCCGCGTCGAGTGGCTGATGGGCTTCCTGACCAGTCACCGCGAGCACAAGGTGCTGGTGATCTGCGCCAAAGCCGCTACTGCGCTGCAGTTAGAGCAGGTCCTGCGCGAGCGCGAAGGGATCCGTGCCGCCGTGTTCCACGAGGGCCTCTCCATTATTGAACGCGACCGCGCGGCAGCCTGGTTTGCCTCCGAAGAGGAAGGCGCACAGGTTCTGCTCTGTTCGGAAATCGGATCGGAAGGCCGTAACTTCCAGTTCGCTAACCAGATGGTGATGTTCGATCTGCCGTTTAACCCCGACCTGCTGGAGCAGCGTATTGGCCGTCTTGACCGTATTGGTCAGGCGCACGATATTCAG belongs to Erwinia pyri and includes:
- the rapA gene encoding RNA polymerase-associated protein RapA, encoding MPFTLGQRWISDTESELGLGTIVAVDTRMVTVLFPATGENRLYARNDSPITRVMFNPGDTITSHEGWQLEVEEVTTENGLMTYIGTRLDTQETGVVMREVMLDSKLVFSKPQDRLFAGQLDRMDRFALRFRARKYQSEQYRLAVSGLRGMRTSLIPHQLHIAHDVGRRHAPRVLLADEVGLGKTIEAGMIIHQQLLAGRAERVLIVVPETLQHQWLVEMLRRFNLRFALFDDERYAQAQLDSDNAFETEQLVICSLDFVRRNKQRLEMLAEAAWDLLIVDEAHHLAWEEGKPSREYQVIEQLAEQIPGVLLLTATPEQLGMESHFARLRLLDPNRFHDFAAFVEEQQHFRPIADAVTGLLADKALSQDELNMLNDLVGEQDIEPLLQTANSDREEKLEARQELISMLMDRHGTSRVLFRNTRNGVKGFPKRELHEIRLPLPSQYQTAIKVSGIMSARKTVDERARDMLYPEQIYQEFEGDSGTWWNFDPRVEWLMGFLTSHREHKVLVICAKAATALQLEQVLREREGIRAAVFHEGLSIIERDRAAAWFASEEEGAQVLLCSEIGSEGRNFQFANQMVMFDLPFNPDLLEQRIGRLDRIGQAHDIQIHVPYLEKTAQSVLVQWFHEGLDAFEHTCPTGRAIYDNVYAKLVDYLASPENTDGLDEFIADCRKQHNALKSQLEQGRDRLLELNSNGGEKAQALAEKIAEQDNDTELVNFALNLFDIVGINQEDRSDNMIVLTPGDHMLVPDFPGLPEDGCTITFDRGQALSREDAQYVTWEHPIVRNGLDLILSGDTGSCALSLLKNKALPVGTLLVELIYVVEAQAPKHLQLTRFLPPTPVRMLVDRKGTNLAGKVEFESFNRQLNAVNRHTGSKLVNAVQQDVHEILQLAEEEAAALARELIDAARQEADEKLSAELSRLDALSAVNPNIRQDEIEALESNREQVLSALNEAGWRLDALRLIVVTHQ